The DNA window CATGCCCAAATCTGGTTCACCCCAGAGTATATTCCCTGATCCCTCTAGTAGTTCGCTAACCACCTTAGATTTAGATAACCTTGGCAGATTTGAAGGTTTAGAACCAGTTGCAGATCCTTACTCGATTCCTCCATTAACCAATGACACTGATATACCAAAGTTTGTGAAGCCCCAAACTCCTAAGCCTACAACACCGAAGGAGCAAACACCCCAGCGCTTTACTCAATCTGGACAGATCGATAATACTGCTCCTGTGAAGCCAACAGATAATCTGAAGCCTGAGTTTAAAAATGGCAATCTCAAGAAGGACGTGATAGCACCAAATAAAACTAATGGCAATAACAAAGCACCTGATAAAATTGCCACAACCCAAACAGGAGTCGATGGCGATCGCAAAGTTAAAGGTCTCAGTAATGCTATAGAGGCTTATTTAAACCCAAAAATCCAAGGTTTACGTAATAGAAAATTACTTAGGGATACAGAAATTGCGCATCCTGATGCACTGCTATCTGATCTTGATAACAATAAGCGAGAAAAAGGAGTGGAGTGGATTCCACCCAAGCGAGCAAATACCACTGGGAAAAGTGGCGTAGTCACATTTATCTGGCTCGTTGACCCTAATGGTAAAATCGTTGACAATACCGTAGAGATTGTTTCAAGCGGAATTCCTGAGTTAGATGATATAGCTAAAGAAGCTGCAAAGGGCTATAAATTCAACCCAATTGAAGATCCTGCTAGTGGCGTACATCGTCAAGTGACCGCTAAATATAAATTCCGCTAGGCCAAAGGCTGCACAACGCACAGCCTTTGCTAATCATTAAAGATGGTGCAACGCGCCATCTTTAATTTTATGGATAAATAATTGGAAAGTCTTGGACATAATTGCCATCACAGGCATATTTAGCGCGATATTCTTGTAAAACCATGCGATCGCCTTCTAGTTTATAAAGAGCTGATGAGCCACAATCTCCAACACCTCGAAACTTAGTGAAGTTAGTCATAGTCTGCGATCGCACATTAACTCTAGGCAAACCTGCGATCGACCTCTCCGTGATCCGTTTTGGCTTTTCACCTTCCTTCATCTCTTGGAAACTATCAAACTGGAGAGGAACGATACGAGGTTTCTC is part of the Pseudanabaena sp. BC1403 genome and encodes:
- a CDS encoding TonB family protein, which produces MLPTEPKSELTESQTGTTVFKSAHTVVANNPMLQFANKAGGLIMQHPFWLLVVGSFGIHTVFALVAPNPIKKEELREVVVSTVPVVKLPPKPLPTNSKSNKSPLDNFFVKTMPKSGSPQSIFPDPSSSSLTTLDLDNLGRFEGLEPVADPYSIPPLTNDTDIPKFVKPQTPKPTTPKEQTPQRFTQSGQIDNTAPVKPTDNLKPEFKNGNLKKDVIAPNKTNGNNKAPDKIATTQTGVDGDRKVKGLSNAIEAYLNPKIQGLRNRKLLRDTEIAHPDALLSDLDNNKREKGVEWIPPKRANTTGKSGVVTFIWLVDPNGKIVDNTVEIVSSGIPELDDIAKEAAKGYKFNPIEDPASGVHRQVTAKYKFR